The genomic region AAACGGGGAAAAGAGCTTCAACCGCCCGAAAAGGAGAAAAAACCGTGGGACGGGGAAACGAAAAGGGTTCACTTCCCCGTCCGGGGACCTGTCTCTTCTCTTGGGGAACGAACCTGCGGATTTAGGTCGGACACCTTTCCTTGACAAACTCCGCCGGGAGGTCATAATATCAGGAACGAAAGCCCGAAGGGCTTTCGCCGCATGATGCTCGGGAAGCCGGTGAAAATCCGGCGCGGACCCGCCGCTGTAAGCCTGACGAACCCATCGGTCCACTGGAGGGGAAACCTCCGGGAAGGGATGGGGGAGGACGAAGGCAAGCCAGGAGACCGGTCGTGCGGAACCAGGGAAGACTCGCGAGGAATCGAGGCCGCCTTTTCGCAGCACCACCGCCGAAACCGCATCCATTCAAAGGGGCCGATCCGCACAGGACGGCCCCTTTCGTTTTCGGAAGCGGGCGGTGGATTCCTTTCTTCCCGGAGCATTCCCCGGACATCTTTCATCATTTCGGGAGGAGAACAGGATGAGGAAGAACATGGCAACATTACTGCTGCTGGGACTTGCGGCTGTCGGCCTGCTTGCGGGCGCGGCCGCAGCGTCGGAAAAGGCCGGATCGGAAAAGAGGGGTATTCTGCTCGTGGCCTTCGGAACCTCCGAGCCCGAGGCCCGGGGAGCCGTCGACCGAATCGCGGAGACGGCCCGGAAGACGTTTCCGGATGCGGAGGTGCGGCTCTCCTACACGTCGAACATCATCCGCAGGAAGATCCTCAAGGAGGAGGGGCTTGCCGTAGACTCCCCCCTCATCGCCCTGGCGAAGATGCAGGACGAGGGATTCACCTCGGTGACGGTGCAGTCCCTTCATATTATAGCCGGCGAGGAATTCCACCAGCTCGCGTCGGTGGTCCGCACCCTGGGGACGGTCCGGGGCAAGTACGGCTTTTCCCGGCTCTCCCTCGGTACCCCTCTCCTCACGACCCTCGAGGACTACCGGAAGACGGCGGAGCTTCTGAAGACGAAATACGGCTCCCTTGCCGACGACGGCGAGATCGTGGTGTTCATGGGCCACGGCACCCACCACGGTGCAAATGCCGCCTATTCGCAGATGCAGATGATCTTCGACGAGGAAAGGTTGCCGTTCGTCCTTGGCGTGGTGGAAGGTTTCCCCGATCTGGAGGGCGTGAAGCGGCGCCTGGCCGCCCTGAAGCCCGGGAAGGTGACCCTCGTCCCGTTCATGGTGGTGGCCGGCGACCATGCCCGGAACGATATGGCCGACGAGGACGACCCGGAATCGTGGATCTCCGTGCTCCGGAAGGAAGGCTACAGCGTGGAGGCTGTCATGAAAGGCCTCGGCGACGGAGAAGGCCTGGCGGAGCTGTTCGCGGACCATATCCGGAAGGCCTCCGGGAGCAGGCAGTGACCGGGGCGTCGGGAAGACCGGGACGAAGGCTGTTTTTCGCGGGGCTGCTCCTTCTTCTGGGTGGAGCGGTTCTGTGGCGTCTTCTCGCGGGGGACATGCCCCTTTCTCCGGCGGCGGTGGCGGAGATTCTCCTGTCGCCCTCCCCGGCGGCCTCACCCCAGGAAATCCTGGTGGTCCGCTCGGTCCGCTTACCCCGCCTGCTGGCGTCCCTGGGCGCGGGGGCGTCCCTGGCGGTGTCGGGGGCGGTCCTCCAGGGCGTGCTCGGGAATCCCCTGGCTGAGCCCTACACCCTGGGCATCGCCGCCGGGGCCGCCTTCGGTGCGTCCCTGGCCATTTCCCTGGGGGGGATCTGGGTCTCCGGGGCCGCCTTCGCGGGGGCCCTGGCCGCTCTGGGGCTGGCCCTGCTGCTCTCCCGGCTTTCCGGGCGTGGAGAGCAGCTCTCCATGGTCCTGTCGGGCATCGTGGTGAGCTCCGTCCTCTCGGCGGGGGTGACCCTTTTCAAGGCCCTGGCGGACGAGAGGGTGTCGGCCATCGTGCTCTGGCTCATGGGGAGCTTCTCCGGGGCATCCATGAGGGAGGCCGGGGCGGTGTGCGCAGGGGCGGCCCTGCTCTTCGGCGCCGCCCTGTGGTGGGGCAGGGATCTGGACGCCATCTCCCTCGGCGAGAACCGGGCGGTGTTCCTCGGGGTGGAAGAGGGGAAGATCAAGACGGTTCTGCTGGTGCTGGCCTCCCTGACGACGGCCTTCACCGCGGCCTCCTTCGGCATCATCGGCTTCGTCGGACTGGTGGGGCCCCACCTCGTGCGGCTTGTCCTGGGACCGTCCCACCGGCCCCTGCTCGCCGCCTCCTTCCTGGGCGGGGCGGTGCTTCTCGCCGGTGCCGACGGTCTGGCGAGATCCCTGGGCGAGCTGCCCGTGGGAGTGATCACGGCCCTTGCCGGGGGACCGGTGTTCTGCTGGATTCTTGTGAGAGAAAGGGGGAAAGGTGCATGACGGGTCTTTCGGTGCGGGATCTTTCGGCAGGATACGGCGGGAGAACGGTCCTCCGGGGAATCTCCGGGGACTTTCCCCCGGGTGCCCTGACCTTCATCCTCGGCCCCAACGGCAGCGGAAAGAGCACCCTGCTCCGGGCCCTCGGGGGCGCTCTCCCCTACAGCGGAACCGTAACCTTCCGCGGACGGGACGCCGCGTCCCTCCCCTCCCGGGAGCGGGGCCGCCTGGTGGGCGTGGTGACCCAGTCTCCTTCCCTGAACTTTCCCTTCACCGTGGAGGAGGTCATCGCCATGGGGCGGCTCCCCCACAGGAAGTTCTTCGGAGGCCCCGATGTCCGGGGCAGGGAGGCGGTGCGGCGGGCCGCGGAGGCCATGGAGCTTGAGGACCTGCTGGATCGGTCACTGACCACCCTGTCCGGGGGCGAGCGCCAGAGGACCATGATCGCCCAGGCCATCGCCCAGGAGCCCGAGGTGTTCCTCTTCGACGAGCCCTCCTCAGCCCTGGACCCGAGGCACACCCTGGCCCTCTTCCGGTATCTCCGGCAGGCCGCCCGGGAGGGGAAGATCGTGGTGGCGGCGGTTCACGACATCAACCTCGCGGCGGAGTTCGGCGACTGTGTCTGGATATTGGGCCGGGACGGCCTCGCCGCGTCAGGGAAGGTGAAGGACGTCCTCACCGGGGACGTTCTTTCCTCGGTGTACGGCGTCTCCTTCGCACCCCTCGGGCGGGGGGGCGGGGAAGGGGAACGGGTGCTGTGGCGGGCCGTCTGACCCTTCCGGCCGTTCTGATTCTGCTGCTTGCGGCCTGTCTTCCCGCATCAGGGGAGATCCGGATTTCCGACGACAGCGGCAGGACCGCGGTCCTGGAGCAAGCAGCCCGGAGGGTGGTTTCCCTCTACGCCGGGCACAGCGAGAACCTCCTGGCCCTCGGCGCGGGAGACGCCATCGCCGGAGTGTCGGCATCCGACGATCCGATCCTTTTCCCTGGAGTTCCGGTACTGCCCATGCGGGCTGACGGGGAGCGCATCCTCGCCCTTCGCCCGGACCTGGTGCTGCTGCGGCCCCAGGGAGAGGCGGCGGCGGAAGGGGTGATCCGGCTCCTGGAGAAGGCCGGCGTGCCGGTGGTCTCCCTGTCGCCGCCAACCTGGGAGACCATGGAGGCCTACCTCGCCCGGCTGGGAGCTCTCGTCGGCGTTGCGGACCCGGCACTGCCCTGGCGGGAGACGGTGTCCGCCCTGGAGCGCACCGTCCCGGCGGGGAAGCGTCCCCGGGTCTTCCTGGAAAGCTCTTCCAGGGGGCTGATGACATGTTCCCCCTCCTCCTGGGCCGCCCGGGTGATCGCCCTGGCCGGGGGGGAGAACGCCGCGTCCGGTGCGGTCCCTCTCCGTCTCGGGAGCCCTCTGGCCCCGTGGGGGGAGGAGCGGCTGCTCGCCCTCGCCGGGGAGGGGATCGACGTCTACCTCGTGCAGGTGGGGGCCATGAATCCGGCGGCGGGCGATGTAATGGCGAGGCCGTGGATTTCCGGTCTCGGGAACGCCCGGATCGTGCCGGTGCCTGAAGAGCTTGTAAGCCGCCCGTCCCTCCTGCGGCTGGAGGACGGGGTGGAATGGCTGCGGGGCGTGCTGCACCCTGAAGGAGGAAAAAGGCCATGAAATTCTGGGGAGTGGGCCTCGGCCCCGGCGATCCCGAACTTGTTACGCTGAAAGCGCTGCGCATCCTCCGGGAGGCCGGGGCGGTGTTCGTCCCCCTGTCGGGGAAAGGCCGGGAGAGCGTCGCCGGTACCATCCTTGGCGCTCACCTGGACCGGGAGACCACCCCCCTCCATTTCCCCATGGAGCGGGACGATGCCCGGAGGGACGCCCTGCTCCGGGATGAGCTGCGGAGGACCCGCCCCCTCTGGGAAGGAGTGTCCTCCCTGGCCCTGCCGGTGATCGGGGACTCCGCCCTGTACGCCACGGCGGCCTATCTTTACGATCTTTTGAAGGAAGAAATCCCGGAACTCTCCCTGGGACTTGTCCCGGGCATTTCGGCCCATTCCCTGGCCTCGTCCAGGGCGGGTCGGTTTCTCGCCCTCGGGGACGAGAGCCTGTCGGTGATTCCCGGCACTGCGCCGGCGGAGCGGGTGCGGGCCATGCTCGCCGCGTCGGACGGGGCGGCCATCTACAAACCCTCGGCCCTCGGCGGAGAGCTCCGGTCGGTGGTGGAGTCCACGGGCCCGTGGAAGACCATCCTGCGGGTGGACCGGGCGGGCATGGAGGACGAGCGAATCGTGGAGGGGGATGGGGCTCTCGTCCCTTCGGGGGAGTACCTGAGCGTGGTGGAGCTCCTCCGCCGGAGATGACCGGCGGGGGAGCGTGGAAGGAGAGGAAGGGACCGTGGGAAGCGTCGACTGGAGCGGACTGCTGAAGGGCATGGGGCTCCTGGCCCTGTCCGTGTCGGGCGGGCTCGCCCTGGGAAAGGCCATCATCGCCCTGTCCCTCCCCGAACGGTTTCTGGGCTCCCTGCTGCCTCGGCTGCGCCGTCTTCGGATTCCGGCCCAGGTCCTCTTCGCCCTCGGAGTGAGCCTGGGATCCTCCCGGGCGGGGGCGGCTCTCGTGGCGGAAGCCTACGGCCAGGGGATCCTCTCGGAGCGGGAAGCCCTGTTCGGCACTCTGCTCCAGTCCTTTCCCGGCTACCTGAAGCGGTGGCTCGTCTCCTTTCCCGTGGCGGCGGCTCTCGCGGGCACGGCGGGGGCTATCTACTCCTTGGCCGTGCTGGCCCGAAGCTTCTGCCGCTTCCTGTTCTTCCTGTTCCTTCTCCGGGGGAGGGGGAGCGCAGGGGACGAAATAACCGCCGGCAGCGGTGAGGAAGGACGGAAGGGAAGGGATTTCTCCTTCCTCGGGACCCTGGTGAGGACCCTGCCGCCCGCCTGGGCCTTCTACGCCCTGGCCTACTTGGTCACCCCCGCCCTCCAGGAATGTATCGAGGCCAGGGGAGCCTCTTTCCCGCTGCTTTCGGCGGCGGGGTGGACCGTGGCGGCGGCGTCCTTCGCCCATGTCAACGCGGCCCTCGGGGTGGCGGGGGGCGCCCTGGCGTCGGGGAGCCTTACCACCGCCCAGGCGGTGCTGGCCCTGCTGACGGGGAACATGCTCGCTGTGCTCTCCCGGGTGCTGCGGCAGGACATCGCCTTCTGGATCGGCATCTTTCCGGGGCGGATGGTCCGGTCCCTGTTCGTGTGGAACCTCGCCACACTGGTGGCGGCCATGGCGGCGACGGTCTGCCTGGCGGCAATCCCCGTACTGTGGGGATGGTAAAAGGCGGGACTATATTCCTAAATCCGCACCTCAGCGGGGAGCGTCATTGGGGAACGCTTGGGCGGGGGGGTGCAGATTGTCGTTCGTGACAACTGCACCCCCGCCCCGGGGGGATTTCTCCGCAAAGCGCGCGGAGCGAGATTTCTTCGTCCCCGGCGGGGAGAATTCACCTTGTGCCCGGCGGCACTCCCCCTGCCGTAGAATGCTCATGCTGTGGGCAGAGAAAGAGAGGTTGATTGTTATGGCGACGAGTGCGGAGTGGTTTGCCCGGGCGAAGGAATCCCTCGCCGGGGGAGTGAACAGCCCTGTCCGCTGCTGGCGGGGCGTGGGGGGAGATCCCCTGTTCTTTTTCCGGGGGGAGGGCCCCTACCTCTACAGCGTGGAGGGGAAACGCTATACCGACTACGTGGGGAGCTGGGGCCCCCTCATCCTCGGCCACGGCCACCCCGAAGTGGTGGAGGCCGTCTGCCGCGCGGCGTCATACTCCACGTCCTTCGGGGCGTGCTGTCCCGCCGAGGTGGAGCTTGCCGAGGAAGTGAAGGGGGTTTTCCCCTCCATGGAGCTGCTCCGGTTCGTCTCGTCGGGGACGGAGGCGGTGATGACGGCCCTTCGGGTTGCCCGGGGGTTTACGGGGCGGGATCTTGTGGTGAAGTTCGAAGGGTGCTACCACGGCCACTCGGACAGCATGCTGGTGAACGCCGGGAGCGGCGCCCTGACTCTGGGACATCCCGACAGCGGCGGAGTGCCTGCTTCCGTGGCGTCCGCCACGGTGGTTGTGCCCTACAACGACGAGGAGAAGGTCGCCGAGGCCTTCCGTCTCTTCGGCGGCCGTATCGCCGCCGTGATCGTGGAACCCTGGGCGGGGAACATGGGCCTGGTGCCCCCTAGCGAAGGCTTTCTGCCCTTCCTGCGGGAGATCACGGAAAAGAACGGCGCCCTGCTGGTATTCGACGAGGTGATCACCGGCTTCCGGGTCCCCGAAGGGGGCGCCCAGCAGAGAGCCGGTATCGTCCCCGACCTCACCTGCCTGGGAA from Aminivibrio sp. harbors:
- a CDS encoding sirohydrochlorin cobaltochelatase; amino-acid sequence: MATLLLLGLAAVGLLAGAAAASEKAGSEKRGILLVAFGTSEPEARGAVDRIAETARKTFPDAEVRLSYTSNIIRRKILKEEGLAVDSPLIALAKMQDEGFTSVTVQSLHIIAGEEFHQLASVVRTLGTVRGKYGFSRLSLGTPLLTTLEDYRKTAELLKTKYGSLADDGEIVVFMGHGTHHGANAAYSQMQMIFDEERLPFVLGVVEGFPDLEGVKRRLAALKPGKVTLVPFMVVAGDHARNDMADEDDPESWISVLRKEGYSVEAVMKGLGDGEGLAELFADHIRKASGSRQ
- a CDS encoding iron ABC transporter permease, translated to MTGASGRPGRRLFFAGLLLLLGGAVLWRLLAGDMPLSPAAVAEILLSPSPAASPQEILVVRSVRLPRLLASLGAGASLAVSGAVLQGVLGNPLAEPYTLGIAAGAAFGASLAISLGGIWVSGAAFAGALAALGLALLLSRLSGRGEQLSMVLSGIVVSSVLSAGVTLFKALADERVSAIVLWLMGSFSGASMREAGAVCAGAALLFGAALWWGRDLDAISLGENRAVFLGVEEGKIKTVLLVLASLTTAFTAASFGIIGFVGLVGPHLVRLVLGPSHRPLLAASFLGGAVLLAGADGLARSLGELPVGVITALAGGPVFCWILVRERGKGA
- a CDS encoding ABC transporter ATP-binding protein; translation: MTGLSVRDLSAGYGGRTVLRGISGDFPPGALTFILGPNGSGKSTLLRALGGALPYSGTVTFRGRDAASLPSRERGRLVGVVTQSPSLNFPFTVEEVIAMGRLPHRKFFGGPDVRGREAVRRAAEAMELEDLLDRSLTTLSGGERQRTMIAQAIAQEPEVFLFDEPSSALDPRHTLALFRYLRQAAREGKIVVAAVHDINLAAEFGDCVWILGRDGLAASGKVKDVLTGDVLSSVYGVSFAPLGRGGGEGERVLWRAV
- a CDS encoding ABC transporter substrate-binding protein produces the protein MAGRLTLPAVLILLLAACLPASGEIRISDDSGRTAVLEQAARRVVSLYAGHSENLLALGAGDAIAGVSASDDPILFPGVPVLPMRADGERILALRPDLVLLRPQGEAAAEGVIRLLEKAGVPVVSLSPPTWETMEAYLARLGALVGVADPALPWRETVSALERTVPAGKRPRVFLESSSRGLMTCSPSSWAARVIALAGGENAASGAVPLRLGSPLAPWGEERLLALAGEGIDVYLVQVGAMNPAAGDVMARPWISGLGNARIVPVPEELVSRPSLLRLEDGVEWLRGVLHPEGGKRP
- a CDS encoding precorrin-2 C(20)-methyltransferase, with amino-acid sequence MKFWGVGLGPGDPELVTLKALRILREAGAVFVPLSGKGRESVAGTILGAHLDRETTPLHFPMERDDARRDALLRDELRRTRPLWEGVSSLALPVIGDSALYATAAYLYDLLKEEIPELSLGLVPGISAHSLASSRAGRFLALGDESLSVIPGTAPAERVRAMLAASDGAAIYKPSALGGELRSVVESTGPWKTILRVDRAGMEDERIVEGDGALVPSGEYLSVVELLRRR
- the hemL gene encoding glutamate-1-semialdehyde 2,1-aminomutase; amino-acid sequence: MATSAEWFARAKESLAGGVNSPVRCWRGVGGDPLFFFRGEGPYLYSVEGKRYTDYVGSWGPLILGHGHPEVVEAVCRAASYSTSFGACCPAEVELAEEVKGVFPSMELLRFVSSGTEAVMTALRVARGFTGRDLVVKFEGCYHGHSDSMLVNAGSGALTLGHPDSGGVPASVASATVVVPYNDEEKVAEAFRLFGGRIAAVIVEPWAGNMGLVPPSEGFLPFLREITEKNGALLVFDEVITGFRVPEGGAQQRAGIVPDLTCLGKIIGGGLPVGAAGGRREVMEVLAPLGPVYQAGTLSGNPLAMASGLATLGVLKREGVYDRLEETAVLLADGLKDAASRAGIPLSVSRFGSVLGLFFASRLPRNLGEVKGTDGAKYPSFFHGMEERGQYFAPSPFEAAFVSLAHGREVAEETLAAAGEVFTSL